In Phormidium ambiguum IAM M-71, one genomic interval encodes:
- the petN gene encoding cytochrome b6-f complex subunit PetN: MDILSLGWVALLVLFTYSISMVVWARNGF, encoded by the coding sequence ATGGATATTCTCTCTCTAGGTTGGGTTGCTCTGTTAGTTCTGTTCACCTATTCAATCTCAATGGTAGTTTGGGCACGTAACGGTTTCTAA